In one window of Vibrio sp. DW001 DNA:
- the zapE gene encoding cell division protein ZapE yields MTPIEKYRKDIDEFGFQKDSAQSNAVQQLDQLFHLYKDYLGSPKPQLSRLQRLIGKKNEPPILPQGIYMWGGVGRGKTYLMDTFCETMSDSRIMRVHFHRFMLRVHDEMKNLSETSDPLEKVADIFKSDTDIICFDEFFVSDITDAMILGTLFQALFKRGIVLVATSNIPPQDLYRNGLQRARFLPAIDLIEKHCQIVNVDSGVDYRLRTLEQAEIYHYPLDDVAENNLNRYYGQLTTDCKNTLFEIEINHRNIPVRRACDGVLFVTFEQLCQTSRSQNDYIEMSRIYHTVLLSGMVPMNAQLDDAARRFIALVDEFYERNVKLIISAEVDMDNLYSSGQLAFEFRRCLSRLVEMQSHDYLAKEHLA; encoded by the coding sequence ATGACGCCAATAGAGAAGTATAGAAAGGATATTGATGAGTTCGGTTTTCAAAAAGATTCTGCGCAAAGCAACGCAGTACAACAGCTTGACCAACTTTTTCATCTTTATAAAGATTACTTGGGAAGCCCAAAACCGCAATTGAGCAGACTGCAACGTTTAATCGGAAAAAAGAACGAGCCGCCAATACTGCCGCAAGGTATTTATATGTGGGGAGGCGTAGGTCGAGGAAAGACCTATCTGATGGATACTTTTTGCGAGACAATGTCAGACTCTAGAATAATGAGGGTGCATTTTCATCGTTTTATGCTACGTGTCCACGATGAGATGAAAAATCTATCTGAAACTTCGGATCCACTTGAGAAGGTTGCGGACATATTTAAATCTGACACCGATATTATCTGTTTCGACGAGTTTTTTGTTTCAGATATTACTGATGCGATGATTTTAGGTACACTATTTCAGGCGTTGTTTAAAAGAGGGATTGTTTTAGTGGCGACCTCAAATATCCCACCTCAAGATTTGTACCGAAATGGATTGCAACGAGCTCGCTTCCTACCTGCAATTGATTTGATTGAAAAACATTGTCAAATTGTGAACGTCGATAGTGGTGTGGATTATCGATTAAGAACCTTAGAGCAGGCGGAAATCTACCATTATCCTCTTGATGATGTGGCTGAAAATAATCTGAATAGATATTATGGGCAGTTGACGACCGACTGCAAAAATACCCTTTTTGAAATTGAAATTAATCATAGGAATATCCCGGTCAGACGAGCTTGTGATGGTGTGCTTTTCGTTACGTTTGAGCAGTTGTGTCAGACAAGTCGAAGCCAGAATGATTATATTGAGATGTCACGTATTTATCACACCGTGTTGTTGTCCGGTATGGTTCCAATGAATGCTCAACTTGATGATGCCGCGAGACGATTTATTGCGTTAGTGGATGAGTTTTATGAAAGAAACGTCAAACTGATAATCTCTGCTGAGGTAGATATGGATAATCTCTACTCTTCAGGCCAACTGGCGTTCGAATTTAGACGTTGTTTATCTCGTTTAGTTGAGATGCAAAGCCATGATTATTTGGCCAAAGAACATTTAGCTTAA
- the zapG gene encoding Z-ring associated protein ZapG, with protein MPWIYGLVGLLVGAILGIVISRIKTPQYKKHQQMKKELATTKFELEQQRQELTDHFSQTAELLDVLGKDYTKLYQHMANTSSELLANVPEQDQPFANKLTQTVSNSEQETNIQPKDYAKGATGLLTPEKKEIIEAPEAVKASN; from the coding sequence ATGCCTTGGATTTACGGACTTGTAGGCCTTCTCGTAGGGGCGATTTTGGGTATTGTCATTTCGCGAATCAAAACCCCTCAGTACAAAAAACATCAACAAATGAAAAAGGAACTCGCGACAACCAAGTTCGAACTGGAGCAACAACGACAGGAACTGACTGACCATTTTTCACAAACGGCGGAACTACTTGATGTATTAGGAAAAGATTACACCAAGCTGTATCAGCATATGGCGAATACATCTTCGGAATTGCTGGCTAATGTACCAGAGCAAGACCAACCTTTTGCCAATAAGCTCACTCAAACTGTATCGAACTCAGAACAAGAGACCAATATACAACCTAAAGATTACGCTAAGGGTGCAACGGGATTACTGACACCAGAGAAGAAAGAAATAATTGAGGCCCCAGAAGCCGTCAAAGCGTCTAATTAA
- a CDS encoding DegQ family serine endoprotease encodes MKKSMLALSVLALSLNTVITPAPAFAALPLSVGNEQLPSLAPMLEHVTPAVVSIAVEGKQTSKQQLPESFRFFFGPDFPSEQLQERPFRGLGSGVIVDAKKGYIVTNYHVINGADEIKVKLHDGREYDAELVGGDQMSDIALLKLESTKNLTQIKVADSDKLRVGDFSVAIGNPFGLGQTVTSGIVSALGRSGLNIENFENFIQTDAAINSGNSGGALVNLRGELIGINTAILGPNGGNIGIGFAIPSNMVINLTDQILEFGEVKRGMLGVQGGEVTSELAEALGYEASKGAFISQVVPDSAADKAGLEAGDIIVKINGKEIKTFSGLRAKVATLGAGKEITLSVIRDGKEKKFDVTLGEASDSKTKAETLHDGLKGAELANTTADDTVEGIKVSSVEKGSSAEAFQLQLGDIIVGVNRQRVHNLGELRTVLEKKPNVLALNVQRGDRTIYLVVR; translated from the coding sequence ATGAAAAAATCTATGCTTGCCTTAAGTGTATTGGCTCTAAGTTTAAACACTGTCATCACCCCAGCACCTGCTTTTGCAGCACTTCCCCTCAGTGTAGGGAATGAACAATTACCGAGTCTTGCTCCAATGTTAGAACATGTTACTCCGGCCGTTGTTAGTATTGCTGTAGAGGGAAAACAGACGTCGAAACAGCAACTACCGGAATCCTTTCGGTTTTTCTTCGGCCCCGATTTCCCGTCAGAGCAACTTCAAGAGCGTCCGTTTAGAGGATTAGGTTCAGGTGTCATTGTTGACGCGAAAAAAGGTTATATCGTTACCAATTACCATGTCATTAATGGCGCTGACGAAATTAAAGTCAAACTGCATGACGGTAGAGAGTATGACGCCGAACTTGTCGGTGGTGACCAGATGTCCGATATCGCACTGCTAAAACTAGAATCAACCAAAAACCTCACGCAGATCAAGGTTGCCGATTCAGATAAACTTCGAGTTGGTGATTTTAGTGTCGCGATAGGTAACCCGTTTGGCCTCGGTCAAACCGTTACATCAGGTATCGTATCGGCTCTTGGCAGAAGCGGATTGAACATTGAAAATTTCGAAAACTTCATTCAGACCGACGCCGCAATTAACAGCGGTAATTCTGGTGGTGCATTGGTTAACCTACGTGGCGAGCTTATCGGTATCAATACGGCAATTTTGGGTCCTAATGGTGGCAATATAGGTATCGGCTTTGCGATTCCTTCCAATATGGTTATTAATCTCACTGATCAAATTTTAGAGTTTGGAGAGGTTAAACGCGGCATGTTGGGCGTTCAAGGTGGGGAAGTAACGTCAGAGTTAGCTGAAGCACTGGGTTATGAGGCGAGCAAAGGCGCATTTATTAGCCAGGTCGTTCCGGATAGTGCCGCCGACAAAGCGGGTTTAGAAGCCGGAGATATCATTGTCAAAATCAATGGCAAAGAAATTAAAACCTTTAGTGGGCTTAGGGCGAAGGTTGCTACGCTTGGGGCAGGAAAAGAGATTACCCTTAGTGTTATTCGCGACGGTAAAGAGAAAAAATTCGACGTAACGCTCGGAGAAGCCTCTGATAGCAAAACCAAGGCAGAAACTTTACACGACGGTCTTAAAGGTGCTGAACTTGCTAACACAACGGCAGATGACACGGTTGAAGGCATAAAAGTAAGTTCGGTTGAGAAAGGGTCTTCTGCAGAGGCGTTCCAACTTCAACTTGGTGATATCATCGTCGGTGTAAACCGTCAACGAGTGCACAACCTTGGTGAATTAAGAACCGTATTAGAGAAAAAACCAAACGTACTCGCACTCAACGTTCAACGTGGCGATCGTACCATATACTTAGTCGTTCGATAA
- the degS gene encoding outer membrane-stress sensor serine endopeptidase DegS, whose product MLNFLLRSVGLGLVTALIVLLAVPSLRSNIIPENIVDNVGAFQELRVSFSDAVLRAAPAVVNIYSRKYTAEDRSTLKTQGLGSGVIVSDKGYIITNFHVIAKADQIIVALQDGRIANAQLVGKDRRTDIAILRIEMTELPTIPLNSDYDAHVGDIVLAIGNPYNLGQTTTFGIISATGRSSISADGRQAFIQTDAAINQGNSGGALVNTYGELVGINTASFQQATDLETYGISFAIPYALADRIMQKIIADGRVIRGYIGADGQDVNTMTSRLLGGDYVGAIIILGIAPGGPAADAGLLKNDVLLSINEQTIHGRQSVMDIVADLRPGTTVNVTILRDGKTLSVPIIVGESTDPE is encoded by the coding sequence ATGCTGAATTTTTTGTTACGTTCTGTTGGTTTAGGCTTAGTAACTGCGTTGATTGTTTTACTCGCCGTACCCTCGTTAAGATCGAATATTATTCCAGAAAACATTGTTGATAACGTTGGGGCTTTTCAAGAGCTTCGAGTCTCATTCAGTGATGCAGTTCTCAGAGCGGCACCTGCTGTCGTCAATATCTATAGCCGAAAATACACGGCGGAAGATCGCTCTACATTAAAAACTCAAGGCCTTGGGTCGGGCGTTATTGTTAGCGACAAAGGCTACATCATTACTAACTTTCACGTGATAGCAAAAGCCGATCAGATTATCGTCGCACTGCAAGATGGCCGAATAGCGAACGCGCAACTTGTTGGCAAAGACCGTCGTACCGATATCGCCATATTGCGTATTGAAATGACAGAGTTACCAACGATACCGCTTAATTCAGATTATGACGCTCATGTGGGTGATATTGTATTGGCGATAGGTAACCCTTATAATCTGGGTCAAACTACCACCTTCGGTATTATCTCAGCGACTGGTCGTTCTTCTATCAGCGCCGATGGCAGACAAGCCTTCATTCAAACCGATGCAGCAATCAACCAAGGTAATTCTGGTGGTGCTTTGGTTAATACCTATGGTGAGTTGGTTGGTATTAATACCGCATCGTTCCAACAGGCAACCGACCTGGAAACCTACGGAATCTCCTTTGCAATCCCTTACGCCTTGGCAGATCGCATCATGCAAAAAATTATTGCTGATGGACGAGTTATTCGAGGTTACATCGGTGCTGATGGCCAGGATGTTAATACGATGACATCACGGTTATTAGGTGGCGATTACGTTGGAGCTATTATAATCTTGGGCATCGCACCCGGAGGTCCCGCGGCAGATGCGGGTTTACTGAAGAACGATGTTCTTCTTAGTATCAATGAACAAACCATCCATGGCCGTCAAAGTGTAATGGACATCGTGGCCGATCTTCGACCAGGAACCACCGTTAATGTGACCATCCTTAGAGATGGCAAAACGCTCTCTGTTCCGATTATAGTTGGCGAGTCAACCGACCCAGAATAA
- the parC gene encoding DNA topoisomerase IV subunit A → MSNEITYEGIEQMPMRKFTEDAYLNYSMYVIMDRALPYIGDGLKPVQRRIIFAMSELGLSASAKYKKSARTVGDVLGKYHPHGDSACYEAMVLMAQPFTYRYPLVDGQGNWGAPDDPKSFAAMRYTESKLSKFAEVLLGELGQGTVEWQPNFDGTMKEPLMLPARLPHILLNGITGIAVGMATDIPPHNVREVANAAIHILENPKAELPEIMDYVKGPDYPTEAEIISPSSDIQKIYKTGRGSIKMRAVWHKEASDIVITALPHQVSGSKLLEQIAAQMRAKKLPMVDDLRDESDHENPTRIVIVPRSNRVDCDQLMNHLFASTDLEKNFRVNLNMIGLDNRPQVKGLVQILSEWIEFRRLTVRRRLQYRLDKILARLHILEGLLVAYLNLDEVIDIIRTEDHPKVVLMERFSITDIQADAILDIKLRNLAKLEEMKIRGEQSELEKERDKLQLLLGSERRMNTLLKKEIQADAEKYGDDRRSPLIERAEAKALTERDLVPSEPITVVLSDKGWIRHAKGHDVDAANLNYKSGDSYLAQACGKSSQQAVFLGSDGRSYSLESHSLPSARSQGEPITGRLNVAEGTSIRQVIMGENEQLWLVGSDAGYGFVCKGADLLSKNRSGKALVSLPTNSEVLTPKPVNNLDEDDILAITNQGRMLIFPIKDLPQLGKGKGNKIINIPAAKAKVREEIVSHLIALPKGAKVTLHAGKRKLGLKPADLENFKGERGRRGNLLPRGLQRVTNIEIEIGPTIETANPEE, encoded by the coding sequence ATGTCCAATGAAATAACCTATGAAGGTATTGAGCAAATGCCGATGCGCAAGTTTACGGAAGATGCGTATCTGAATTATTCTATGTACGTGATTATGGATCGAGCATTGCCTTATATTGGTGATGGATTAAAACCGGTTCAAAGACGTATTATTTTTGCTATGTCCGAGTTAGGGCTATCTGCTTCCGCCAAATATAAAAAATCAGCTCGTACTGTAGGTGACGTACTCGGTAAGTACCACCCTCACGGGGACTCAGCGTGTTACGAAGCGATGGTATTGATGGCGCAACCCTTTACTTACCGATATCCATTAGTTGATGGGCAGGGTAACTGGGGGGCACCAGATGATCCAAAATCCTTTGCGGCGATGCGTTATACTGAGTCAAAATTATCTAAATTCGCAGAAGTTTTATTAGGTGAGCTAGGTCAAGGTACCGTGGAGTGGCAGCCAAACTTTGATGGCACAATGAAAGAACCATTAATGCTGCCTGCTCGATTACCACATATTTTGCTTAATGGTATCACCGGTATTGCGGTGGGAATGGCGACAGATATTCCGCCTCATAACGTTCGTGAAGTAGCCAATGCGGCTATACACATATTAGAAAACCCAAAAGCTGAATTACCAGAAATAATGGATTACGTAAAAGGACCTGATTACCCGACAGAAGCGGAAATCATCTCTCCTAGTAGCGATATTCAAAAAATATATAAGACAGGCCGTGGGAGCATTAAGATGCGCGCGGTTTGGCATAAAGAAGCTTCCGATATCGTCATTACAGCGTTACCTCATCAAGTTTCTGGTTCCAAACTGTTGGAACAAATAGCAGCTCAAATGCGAGCCAAAAAATTGCCAATGGTGGATGATCTCAGAGATGAGTCTGACCATGAAAATCCGACACGAATCGTCATTGTACCTCGCTCAAATCGAGTTGATTGTGATCAACTGATGAATCATCTTTTCGCCTCAACAGATCTAGAAAAAAACTTCCGGGTAAACTTGAACATGATTGGTTTAGACAATCGTCCACAAGTTAAAGGGTTAGTGCAGATACTGTCTGAATGGATAGAGTTCCGTCGTTTAACAGTGCGTCGCAGATTGCAGTATCGTTTGGACAAAATTCTTGCTCGACTGCACATCCTAGAAGGTTTGTTGGTTGCCTATCTAAACCTTGATGAAGTGATAGATATAATTCGTACTGAAGACCACCCTAAAGTGGTCTTGATGGAACGTTTTTCCATCACGGATATTCAAGCCGACGCTATTTTAGATATAAAACTTCGTAATCTCGCTAAGCTAGAAGAGATGAAGATACGTGGTGAACAATCCGAACTAGAAAAAGAGCGCGACAAGTTACAACTGTTACTCGGTTCTGAACGACGTATGAACACACTGCTTAAAAAAGAGATTCAAGCGGATGCAGAAAAATATGGCGATGACAGACGCTCTCCATTGATCGAGCGTGCTGAAGCGAAAGCATTAACAGAAAGAGATCTTGTACCGAGCGAGCCTATTACTGTGGTGCTATCCGACAAAGGTTGGATACGACATGCGAAAGGCCATGACGTTGATGCCGCGAATTTGAACTATAAATCGGGCGATAGTTATCTTGCACAAGCATGCGGTAAGAGTAGTCAACAGGCGGTGTTTTTAGGCTCAGATGGTCGTAGTTATTCGTTGGAATCACATTCGTTACCATCGGCTAGAAGTCAAGGTGAACCAATTACAGGGCGTTTAAATGTCGCCGAAGGAACATCTATCCGTCAGGTTATTATGGGCGAAAACGAACAGCTTTGGCTCGTTGGTTCCGATGCTGGGTATGGCTTTGTTTGTAAAGGCGCCGATCTGCTTTCTAAGAATCGCAGTGGTAAGGCATTGGTTAGTCTACCGACGAATTCTGAGGTGTTGACGCCGAAACCCGTGAACAACCTTGATGAAGATGACATATTAGCAATAACCAACCAAGGTAGAATGTTGATCTTCCCTATCAAAGACCTACCTCAGTTGGGCAAAGGTAAAGGTAACAAGATAATCAATATTCCTGCGGCGAAAGCGAAAGTACGAGAAGAGATTGTGTCTCATTTAATCGCTTTACCTAAGGGGGCAAAAGTGACGCTTCATGCTGGGAAACGTAAATTGGGTCTGAAACCTGCCGATCTTGAAAACTTCAAAGGGGAAAGGGGACGCAGAGGGAATTTGTTGCCAAGAGGCCTTCAACGGGTGACCAATATCGAAATTGAAATAGGGCCAACAATAGAAACAGCTAACCCTGAAGAATAA
- the parE gene encoding DNA topoisomerase IV subunit B translates to MTEQYNAGAIEVLNGLEPVRRRPGMYTDTVRPNHLGQEVIDNSVDEALAGHASKVQVILHADQSLEVIDDGRGMPVDIHPEEKISGVELIFCKLHAGGKFSNKSYQFSGGLHGVGISVVNALSKRVDVTVRRDGQVYEIAFEHGDKVSDLAVTGTCGRRNSGTSVHFWPEPKYFDSGNFSATRLINNLRAKAVLCPGLEIEFTDKISGKVHQWLYEDGLKDYLVEGVKGYTLLPESPLTGEFKAETEGASWALIWQPEGGDLITESYVNLIPTPLGGTHVNGLRQGLLDAMREFCEFRNLLPRGVKLTGDDVFDRCSYVLSIKMQDPQFAGQTKERLSSRQCAAFVSGVVKDSFSLWLNERPQLAELMAEMCISNAHRRMRASKKVVRKKVASGPALPGKLTDCSVQDLSRTEIFFVEGDSAGGSAKQARDREFQAIMPLRGKILNTWEVSADQVLASQEVHDISVALGIDPDTDSLETLRYGKVCILADADSDGLHIATLLCALFTRHFRSLVAHGHVYVAMPPLFRIDCGKEVFYALDEQEKEGILERLSKKKAKINVQRFKGLGEMNPLQLRETTMDPNTRRLVQLTIDDDELTNEMLDMLLGKKRADDRRTWLQSNGDLAEV, encoded by the coding sequence ATGACTGAACAATATAATGCTGGGGCCATTGAAGTTCTTAATGGCCTAGAGCCGGTACGTCGCCGACCAGGGATGTATACAGATACCGTGCGCCCTAACCACTTAGGTCAGGAAGTTATCGATAATAGTGTCGATGAGGCACTGGCTGGCCATGCATCCAAAGTGCAAGTTATTCTTCATGCTGACCAATCATTAGAAGTTATTGATGATGGGCGAGGCATGCCTGTGGACATTCACCCCGAAGAGAAAATATCTGGCGTAGAGTTGATATTTTGTAAGCTTCACGCAGGTGGTAAGTTTTCTAACAAAAGTTATCAATTCTCCGGTGGTTTACACGGTGTTGGTATCTCGGTTGTTAATGCACTCTCTAAGCGAGTGGATGTTACCGTTCGGCGTGATGGTCAGGTGTATGAGATTGCCTTCGAACATGGTGATAAGGTGTCTGATCTAGCGGTTACTGGGACGTGTGGTCGCCGAAATAGTGGTACTAGCGTGCATTTTTGGCCTGAACCAAAATATTTTGATTCAGGTAATTTTTCTGCTACTCGACTTATCAATAATCTTCGTGCGAAGGCTGTGCTTTGTCCCGGATTAGAGATTGAATTTACAGATAAAATTAGCGGAAAGGTACATCAATGGCTGTATGAAGATGGTCTTAAAGACTATCTTGTTGAAGGTGTCAAAGGTTATACCTTACTACCTGAATCACCACTCACGGGTGAATTTAAAGCAGAAACAGAGGGGGCGAGTTGGGCCTTGATCTGGCAACCTGAAGGCGGCGACCTCATCACAGAAAGTTATGTGAACCTGATACCGACGCCTCTTGGTGGTACTCATGTAAACGGATTACGCCAAGGGTTGTTGGATGCAATGCGTGAATTTTGTGAATTCCGTAACCTGCTTCCACGTGGTGTAAAGTTAACCGGTGATGATGTTTTTGACCGCTGTTCATATGTGTTGTCAATCAAAATGCAAGACCCTCAGTTTGCAGGGCAAACAAAAGAGCGTTTGTCGTCTCGTCAATGTGCGGCTTTTGTTTCTGGTGTGGTTAAAGACTCCTTTAGTCTATGGCTCAATGAGCGCCCTCAATTGGCTGAATTAATGGCTGAAATGTGCATCTCGAATGCGCATCGACGTATGCGTGCCAGCAAAAAAGTGGTACGTAAGAAGGTGGCTTCAGGCCCTGCGTTGCCGGGCAAACTTACCGATTGTTCTGTACAAGATTTAAGTCGTACTGAGATATTTTTTGTGGAAGGGGACTCAGCTGGTGGTTCAGCAAAACAGGCGAGAGATCGTGAGTTCCAAGCTATCATGCCGCTTAGAGGTAAAATATTGAATACGTGGGAAGTCTCAGCAGATCAGGTTTTAGCGTCTCAAGAGGTTCACGATATTTCCGTAGCGTTGGGTATAGACCCGGATACGGATAGCCTTGAAACGTTGCGCTATGGCAAGGTTTGTATCTTAGCTGATGCGGATTCCGATGGACTTCACATTGCAACGTTGCTTTGTGCCCTATTTACTCGTCATTTTAGATCCTTGGTTGCTCATGGCCACGTTTATGTTGCCATGCCTCCACTGTTTCGAATTGACTGTGGCAAAGAGGTTTTCTACGCACTCGATGAGCAAGAAAAAGAGGGCATTTTAGAACGATTAAGTAAGAAAAAAGCGAAGATAAACGTGCAACGATTTAAAGGTCTGGGTGAGATGAACCCACTGCAACTTCGTGAAACTACAATGGATCCGAATACTCGTCGTTTGGTGCAACTTACCATTGATGATGATGAACTTACCAACGAAATGTTAGACATGTTACTAGGTAAAAAGAGAGCGGATGACCGCCGTACTTGGTTGCAAAGCAACGGCGATTTAGCAGAGGTTTAG
- the yqiA gene encoding esterase YqiA encodes MMKPSLLLYIHGFNSSPQSLKANIIKQYCEINRPDINVVTPQMPCFPEQAKQLLLELIRRYKDDYRIGLVGSSLGGYMSTWLNSLYGFPAVVVNPAVRPYELLQDYLGEQTNPYTNETYVLQDKHVEQLRELDVLTLAKPEQFWLLQQEDDEVLDFRQAVEKFSGSKQTVEKGGDHSFVGFDRYPEQIIAFLEL; translated from the coding sequence TTGATGAAACCTTCATTATTGCTATATATCCATGGTTTTAATAGTTCCCCTCAATCGCTGAAAGCAAATATTATAAAACAGTATTGCGAGATTAATCGACCAGATATAAACGTTGTTACGCCTCAAATGCCTTGTTTTCCGGAGCAAGCTAAACAGCTGTTGTTAGAACTCATTAGACGATACAAAGACGATTACCGCATTGGTTTGGTTGGCAGCTCTCTTGGTGGGTATATGTCCACTTGGTTGAATAGTCTTTATGGTTTTCCCGCTGTTGTTGTAAACCCTGCGGTAAGACCTTATGAACTATTGCAAGACTATTTAGGCGAACAGACTAACCCGTATACAAACGAGACGTATGTACTGCAAGATAAACATGTTGAGCAACTAAGAGAATTAGATGTGTTGACACTCGCGAAACCAGAACAATTTTGGTTACTTCAACAAGAAGATGATGAAGTTTTAGATTTTCGTCAGGCTGTAGAGAAATTTTCTGGTTCCAAGCAAACAGTAGAAAAAGGTGGCGATCATAGTTTCGTTGGCTTTGACCGATATCCAGAACAAATAATTGCATTTTTAGAGCTCTAA
- the cpdA gene encoding 3',5'-cyclic-AMP phosphodiesterase, producing MKISATLNNSMKFLQVTDTHLFSEADGCLLGVNTLDSFHAVIEEIKTQDIEFDAVLVTGDISQDHSIRSYQRFEQGITYLGKPCFWLPGNHDYKLSMDSIIPSAQVHADTHVLAGEHWQVVLLDSQVEGVPHGRLSDLQLKYLDEKLANNAHLHTVVLIHHHPVFVGSEWLDQHSLHDADMLWAVVSKHSNVKAILGGHVHQDFNQLVSGVRVMTTPSTCVQFKPNSKDFLLDSLTPGWRTLELFDDGSLETNVGRLRNGQFIPDFSAGGY from the coding sequence TTGAAGATATCAGCAACCTTAAATAACAGCATGAAATTTTTGCAGGTTACTGATACCCATCTGTTTTCTGAAGCAGACGGGTGTTTGTTAGGTGTGAATACTCTTGACAGTTTTCATGCGGTTATTGAGGAAATAAAGACGCAAGATATTGAGTTTGACGCGGTACTGGTGACAGGCGACATTTCTCAGGATCATTCAATTCGTTCATATCAACGGTTCGAACAAGGTATTACTTATCTAGGTAAGCCTTGCTTTTGGTTGCCTGGTAATCACGATTATAAGTTGAGCATGGACAGTATTATTCCTTCCGCTCAAGTTCATGCCGATACTCATGTGCTTGCTGGTGAGCATTGGCAAGTTGTTTTGCTTGATAGCCAAGTTGAAGGTGTTCCTCATGGTCGACTCTCCGATTTACAGCTCAAGTATCTAGACGAGAAACTGGCCAATAATGCACATTTGCATACGGTAGTACTGATCCACCATCACCCTGTTTTTGTCGGTAGTGAGTGGTTAGATCAACATTCGCTACATGATGCAGATATGTTATGGGCAGTTGTGTCTAAACATAGTAATGTCAAAGCGATATTGGGCGGACACGTACATCAAGATTTTAATCAGTTAGTATCTGGTGTTCGAGTGATGACGACGCCTTCAACCTGTGTACAGTTCAAACCAAATTCTAAAGATTTTTTACTGGATAGCCTTACACCAGGGTGGAGAACATTAGAGTTGTTCGACGATGGCTCGTTAGAAACGAATGTTGGACGGCTGCGAAATGGTCAGTTTATTCCAGATTTCAGTGCAGGAGGATATTGA
- a CDS encoding DUF1249 family protein, translating to MATVISGKPYHVDLAGLMRVYETNYAKLNALLPNQPSVGDVRSYQVAQMIYQLEVIELTKYTTLIDVSQCDQQPIFPLPKMTVRLYHDARVAEVCASEQISRVQARYDYPNLKMMQKDEKFQLNQFLSDWLSFCLKHGISRVPLF from the coding sequence ATGGCTACCGTAATTTCAGGGAAACCTTATCACGTAGACTTAGCTGGGTTGATGAGAGTTTACGAAACAAATTATGCTAAGTTGAACGCTCTGTTGCCAAATCAACCGAGTGTCGGTGATGTGCGATCCTATCAAGTAGCTCAGATGATCTACCAGTTAGAAGTCATTGAATTAACCAAGTACACTACCTTGATTGATGTTAGCCAGTGTGATCAACAACCCATTTTTCCATTGCCGAAGATGACAGTGAGGCTATATCACGATGCTAGAGTTGCGGAAGTGTGTGCAAGTGAACAGATTTCTAGAGTGCAAGCTCGTTATGATTACCCAAATTTAAAAATGATGCAAAAAGATGAGAAGTTTCAGTTAAATCAATTTTTAAGTGACTGGCTATCTTTTTGTTTAAAACATGGCATAAGCCGCGTTCCTCTTTTTTAG
- the nudF gene encoding ADP-ribose diphosphatase → MKPQFTSKDVKIISKETLFQGFFQMVKYTFKHKLFDGGWSQPVERELFERGHAAAMLPYDPIRDEVVLIEQIRVGALEHESPWQLEIVAGIMDADEETEELVRREAMEEAGLEVKNIASVASYYPSAGGCSEKLDVFVGQVSSLGAGGVYGLEYENEDIRALVMNRSDAYALIAEGKIENGASIVALQWLELNHEKLRTEWLP, encoded by the coding sequence ATGAAGCCACAATTTACTTCTAAAGATGTAAAAATCATTTCTAAAGAAACCTTATTTCAAGGTTTTTTTCAAATGGTTAAGTATACATTTAAGCACAAGTTGTTTGATGGTGGTTGGAGTCAGCCCGTTGAACGCGAATTATTTGAGCGCGGTCATGCTGCTGCTATGTTGCCTTATGATCCTATTAGAGATGAAGTTGTACTCATTGAACAGATTCGAGTCGGTGCATTGGAGCATGAAAGCCCATGGCAATTAGAAATTGTTGCTGGGATAATGGATGCAGATGAAGAGACAGAAGAACTTGTTCGTCGCGAAGCGATGGAGGAGGCAGGGTTAGAGGTGAAAAATATTGCCTCGGTTGCCAGCTATTACCCTTCCGCTGGTGGATGCTCGGAAAAGCTGGATGTATTTGTCGGTCAGGTAAGTTCTCTGGGAGCTGGAGGTGTATATGGTCTTGAATACGAGAATGAAGATATCCGGGCATTGGTCATGAACCGAAGTGATGCCTATGCATTAATAGCCGAAGGCAAAATTGAAAATGGTGCCTCGATCGTTGCCTTACAGTGGCTAGAACTTAATCACGAGAAACTTAGAACCGAATGGCTACCGTAA